A stretch of Acidimicrobiales bacterium DNA encodes these proteins:
- a CDS encoding ABC transporter ATP-binding protein: NLVQEFPVGRNRVVHAVSDVSFDLRKGETLGIVGESGCGKSTTARALVQLPPPTSGRVVLDPGSEDEIDLTGLSGNDLRDVRPRLQMIFQDPISSLNPRRRVKDIVSEGLEIWSDGDIGTEGRERVAEVLHAVGIDLAAAASHRPHQFSGGQCQRISIARALTVNPEILICDEPVSALDVSVQAKILNLLEDMKARYDLSLVFISHDLSVVRNVSDRVVVMYLGKLCEVGDADRLYEAPTHPYTRALLASAPEPAQSVGVADAVLGDEIPSPTDPPSGCRFRTRCPAAFDRCAVEEPQMRQLGEDHFVACHLPST; the protein is encoded by the coding sequence AAACCTCGTCCAGGAATTCCCAGTCGGTCGCAACCGGGTGGTCCACGCGGTGTCCGACGTCTCTTTCGATCTCCGCAAAGGGGAGACCCTGGGCATTGTTGGAGAATCCGGCTGCGGTAAGTCCACGACAGCTCGAGCCTTGGTCCAACTCCCACCGCCTACCAGCGGACGGGTGGTTCTCGACCCCGGCTCCGAAGATGAGATCGACCTGACCGGCCTATCAGGTAACGACCTGCGCGATGTACGGCCGAGACTCCAGATGATCTTCCAGGACCCGATCTCGTCGCTGAACCCACGGCGGCGGGTAAAAGACATCGTCAGTGAGGGTCTCGAAATCTGGTCCGACGGCGACATCGGGACCGAAGGAAGGGAACGAGTCGCAGAAGTCCTCCACGCCGTAGGCATCGACCTGGCAGCGGCGGCCTCCCACCGGCCACACCAGTTCTCTGGCGGACAGTGCCAGCGGATCTCCATCGCCCGGGCGCTCACCGTGAACCCGGAGATCCTGATTTGTGACGAGCCGGTCTCAGCTCTCGACGTTTCAGTCCAGGCAAAGATCCTGAACCTCCTGGAGGACATGAAGGCCCGCTACGACCTGAGCCTCGTGTTCATCAGCCACGACCTGTCGGTGGTTCGCAATGTGAGCGACCGAGTCGTCGTGATGTACCTGGGAAAGCTCTGCGAGGTGGGCGACGCTGACCGCCTCTACGAGGCCCCGACCCACCCGTATACCAGGGCGCTGCTTGCCTCGGCACCCGAGCCGGCCCAATCAGTCGGCGTTGCCGACGCAGTCCTAGGCGACGAAATTCCTTCTCCCACCGACCCGCCGTCCGGCTGTCGATTCCGGACCAGATGTCCGGCGGCCTTCGACAGGTGCGCCGTCGAAGAACCGCAGATGCGACAACTAGGCGAGGACCACTTCGTGGCCTGCCACCTGCCGTCAACCTGA
- a CDS encoding carboxylesterase/lipase family protein has product MTTDASPDDYPITLVDQGELQGRHRRGVQLFAGIPYAAPPVGSRRFRAPESPKPWDSIRDSRRFGPASAQLPGEGLTNRFEIPWDEDCLYLNVVTPACDDARRPVYVWIHGGAYKHGQGATPWYDGTSFATRGDIVVVTINYRLGALGFCDLAGHLGDDFATCGVNGTLDQVAALQWVHENIEAFGGDPDRVTIGGESAGAFSVTNMLAMSTTDGLFHRAIAQSGAAHHTFDPDDGREIAGSFLNQLGGPSADDLMSMDVKRILEAAEKVAEESGQQTGRSQEPFYPVWGHEALPDDPRDLIASGAGSDVALLTGTNEDEMALWGVSAMDSDQAAEMVARIADDPDALVDVYRRRLGDATPGWVACAIASDLVFGIPAIRHAEYRSAHGADTWMYRFSWDSRAFDGLFGAAHALEIPFTFNTIDQAGVDVFLGPGDVPTELAEIMHDAWIAFIRDGDPSTSTLGVWPRYSPDDRVVMELDEQCGLLHDPRADERSAWEGVVR; this is encoded by the coding sequence ATGACCACCGATGCAAGTCCGGACGACTACCCGATCACCCTGGTCGATCAGGGAGAACTTCAGGGCCGTCACCGTCGAGGCGTCCAGTTGTTCGCTGGAATTCCGTACGCCGCCCCACCGGTCGGATCACGACGCTTCAGGGCCCCCGAATCTCCGAAACCGTGGGACAGCATCCGAGATTCCCGACGATTCGGTCCGGCATCAGCCCAACTGCCGGGCGAGGGCCTCACGAACCGGTTCGAGATTCCGTGGGACGAAGACTGCCTGTACCTGAACGTCGTCACCCCGGCCTGTGACGATGCCCGACGTCCCGTCTACGTGTGGATCCACGGCGGTGCCTACAAGCACGGCCAGGGGGCTACCCCCTGGTACGACGGCACCTCGTTTGCTACCCGGGGCGACATCGTCGTGGTGACCATCAACTACCGGTTGGGAGCCCTCGGGTTCTGCGACCTGGCCGGCCACCTGGGCGACGACTTCGCTACCTGTGGCGTCAATGGCACCCTGGACCAGGTGGCGGCCCTGCAGTGGGTCCACGAGAACATCGAAGCGTTCGGCGGTGACCCCGATCGGGTCACCATCGGAGGGGAGTCAGCTGGGGCGTTCAGCGTCACCAACATGCTGGCCATGTCGACCACTGACGGTCTGTTCCACCGGGCTATTGCCCAGAGTGGGGCCGCCCACCACACCTTTGACCCTGATGACGGCCGCGAGATTGCCGGAAGTTTCCTGAACCAGCTGGGTGGTCCGTCGGCTGACGACCTGATGTCCATGGACGTGAAACGGATACTTGAAGCTGCCGAGAAGGTTGCCGAGGAGAGTGGCCAGCAGACGGGCCGAAGCCAGGAGCCCTTCTATCCGGTGTGGGGCCACGAGGCCCTTCCCGACGACCCCCGGGACCTGATCGCAAGCGGGGCAGGGTCCGACGTGGCCCTGCTAACCGGCACCAACGAGGACGAGATGGCCCTGTGGGGAGTGTCGGCCATGGACTCCGACCAAGCGGCCGAGATGGTGGCCAGGATCGCCGACGACCCAGACGCCCTGGTTGACGTGTACCGGCGACGGCTAGGCGATGCCACGCCCGGATGGGTGGCTTGTGCCATTGCGTCGGACCTGGTGTTCGGCATCCCGGCTATCCGTCACGCCGAATACCGGAGTGCCCACGGTGCCGATACTTGGATGTACCGGTTCTCCTGGGATTCTCGGGCCTTTGACGGCCTGTTCGGGGCCGCCCACGCCTTGGAGATCCCCTTCACCTTCAACACCATTGACCAGGCGGGAGTGGACGTGTTCCTGGGGCCCGGTGATGTACCGACTGAACTGGCCGAAATCATGCACGACGCTTGGATCGCTTTTATCCGCGACGGTGACCCGTCCACGTCGACGCTTGGCGTCTGGCCTCGTTACTCACCGGATGACCGGGTAGTCATGGAACTTGACGAACAGTGCGGTCTACTTCATGACCCTCGGGCTGACGAGCGTTCTGCCTGGGAGGGTGTAGTCCGCTGA
- a CDS encoding ABC transporter ATP-binding protein/permease — translation MSNAMHLLHVMSYQSDTPSQVDRETRRRVWGFARPYRRMVAGFLIVVTLSSLLGVVPPLLFREIIDKAIVVGDRDRLTVLGLLVVAAALAQAVLSFVERWASSTVGEGLIFDLRVALFDHVQRLPLSFFTRTQTGALVSRLNNDVIGAQRALTGTLGTVVSNGITAVTTLVTLFLLEWRITLLAMVLLPLFILPARRVGRTVAGITREGMNLNASMNATMTERFNVSGAQLVKLFGRPDEETEGFQERAGRVRDIGIRGALFSRAFVIALTLLGAVGTAVVYWVGGSLAINETITIGTLASMGVLVALLYGPLAQLTNARVDVMSAFVSFERVFEVLDAPNPVADAPDARALPTADGHMVFSKVSFRYPTVDETSVASLETDAAPGKPGHTVLHEVDLEVRPGQMLAIVGPSGSGKSTLASLVPRLYDVTEGSITLDGHDIRSVRQDDLRARIGVVTQDPHLFHDTVGANLRYARPDATDTELDEACRASRILDVVQRLPDGYDTVVGERGHRMSGGEKQRLAIARLLLKDPSVVILDEATSHLDAENEAVVQQALAAALAGRAAIVIAHRLSTIIDADEIVVVDDGRIVERGRHPELRDAGGLYAELWETLMRGEATPAPGSGSRHV, via the coding sequence GTGAGCAACGCTATGCATCTCCTCCATGTGATGTCGTATCAGTCAGACACGCCGTCACAGGTCGACCGCGAGACCAGGAGGCGGGTCTGGGGTTTCGCCCGCCCCTACCGGAGGATGGTTGCCGGCTTCCTCATCGTGGTGACCCTGTCCTCGCTGCTCGGTGTAGTCCCACCCCTCCTCTTTCGGGAAATCATCGACAAGGCCATCGTGGTTGGCGACCGCGACCGCCTCACCGTGCTCGGCCTGCTAGTGGTCGCTGCGGCACTCGCCCAGGCCGTCTTGTCGTTCGTGGAACGGTGGGCGTCATCCACGGTTGGTGAAGGCCTCATCTTCGATCTGCGGGTGGCATTGTTCGACCACGTCCAGCGCCTCCCTCTGTCGTTCTTCACCCGCACCCAGACCGGTGCTCTGGTCAGCCGCCTCAACAACGACGTGATCGGGGCCCAACGGGCGCTGACCGGAACGCTCGGCACGGTCGTCTCCAATGGGATTACGGCAGTAACCACCTTGGTCACTCTTTTCCTCCTGGAGTGGCGGATCACCCTTCTGGCCATGGTCCTGCTCCCGCTGTTCATCCTTCCGGCTCGCCGAGTCGGTCGAACCGTGGCTGGTATCACCCGAGAGGGCATGAACCTCAATGCCTCGATGAACGCCACGATGACCGAGCGTTTCAACGTCTCAGGGGCCCAATTGGTCAAGTTGTTCGGACGACCCGACGAAGAAACCGAAGGCTTCCAAGAGCGGGCCGGGCGAGTCCGTGATATTGGGATCCGCGGGGCCCTGTTCAGCCGGGCCTTCGTCATCGCGCTGACCCTTCTGGGGGCCGTTGGCACTGCCGTCGTCTACTGGGTCGGCGGTTCGCTAGCTATAAACGAGACCATCACCATCGGCACGCTGGCTTCCATGGGAGTGCTCGTTGCCCTGCTCTACGGGCCACTAGCCCAGCTAACCAACGCCCGCGTAGATGTCATGTCGGCCTTCGTTTCCTTTGAACGGGTATTCGAGGTGCTTGACGCCCCTAACCCTGTCGCCGATGCACCTGATGCCCGGGCCCTCCCTACCGCCGACGGCCACATGGTCTTCAGCAAGGTTTCATTCCGGTACCCAACGGTCGACGAAACCTCGGTCGCTTCGCTAGAGACCGACGCTGCGCCTGGCAAGCCCGGCCACACCGTGCTCCACGAAGTCGACCTCGAAGTCCGGCCCGGGCAGATGCTGGCCATCGTCGGACCGTCGGGATCTGGAAAGTCCACCCTGGCCTCCCTCGTTCCTCGGCTCTATGACGTAACCGAGGGGTCAATCACCCTCGATGGACACGACATACGGTCAGTGCGTCAAGACGACCTGCGGGCCCGAATCGGCGTGGTCACCCAGGACCCCCACCTGTTTCACGACACGGTGGGCGCCAACCTCCGGTACGCCCGACCCGACGCCACCGACACTGAGCTGGATGAGGCCTGTCGGGCATCTCGCATCCTCGATGTGGTGCAACGCCTGCCCGATGGATATGACACGGTGGTTGGCGAGCGTGGCCACCGCATGTCGGGTGGAGAGAAGCAACGCCTGGCTATCGCCCGCCTGCTGCTGAAGGACCCGTCAGTAGTCATACTCGACGAGGCCACCAGTCATCTCGACGCTGAAAATGAAGCCGTCGTGCAACAAGCCCTAGCTGCCGCACTTGCCGGACGGGCCGCCATCGTCATCGCCCACCGACTTTCCACCATCATCGACGCGGACGAAATCGTGGTGGTCGACGACGGCCGGATCGTCGAACGCGGACGTCATCCGGAACTCCGAGACGCTGGCGGCCTTTACGCCGAACTGTGGGAAACACTGATGCGAGGAGAAGCCACGCCCGCCCCCGGAAGCGGATCCAGGCATGTCTGA
- a CDS encoding CoA transferase: MREPGGSNLGGITSMGLDANRPLGGLKVIESSLLGPGLVATFLADLGADVVKVEPPSGDYIRQMTWPIVDGTSLLHLHTHRGKRSIALDLKTDDGLGIYRDLVREADVVVEAMRPGSLARLGIGFDDLVAVNPQLVFCSVSGYGATGPYRDMPSHGIAYDTWAGLIEPAVDDQGFTRIPTLPNIGINVGPLIGALGILAAVLRARETGKGTWLEVAQSDAAAYMDWYRIETYRAYDRPADVVTGNAADDYERREPGLAGMWEGVRYQIYEASDGHVLFMASEQAFWRNFCEGVNRMDLFEQWPGSTYADHARHNTELQTELKAIFATRTCTEWLDFSNEANTPIAPVNTPRTAPDDPQFSYRLPFYGIEDVGAEQLPLPIYLEGELPPTPTMAPRVGEQTDEVLAELGLSPERIAELRASGAVGPREG, encoded by the coding sequence ATGCGGGAGCCCGGCGGATCCAACCTGGGAGGCATTACAAGCATGGGCCTAGACGCCAACCGACCGTTAGGCGGTCTCAAGGTGATCGAGAGTTCACTGCTCGGCCCCGGCCTGGTGGCCACCTTCCTGGCCGACCTGGGCGCCGACGTGGTCAAGGTGGAGCCGCCGTCTGGTGACTACATCCGGCAGATGACGTGGCCCATCGTGGACGGCACCTCACTGCTCCACCTCCACACCCACCGGGGCAAGCGCAGCATCGCCCTCGACCTCAAAACCGACGACGGCCTCGGGATCTACCGCGACCTGGTGCGAGAGGCCGACGTGGTGGTGGAGGCCATGCGACCGGGTTCGCTGGCCCGCCTAGGGATCGGCTTTGACGATCTTGTAGCCGTCAACCCTCAACTGGTCTTCTGCTCCGTGTCTGGCTACGGCGCCACGGGCCCCTACCGAGACATGCCCAGCCACGGCATCGCCTACGACACGTGGGCCGGTCTCATCGAGCCGGCCGTCGACGACCAGGGGTTCACCCGGATTCCCACGCTGCCCAACATCGGGATCAACGTCGGCCCCCTGATCGGGGCGCTAGGCATCCTGGCTGCCGTCCTCCGGGCCCGCGAGACGGGCAAGGGGACGTGGCTGGAAGTAGCCCAGTCCGACGCCGCGGCCTACATGGACTGGTACCGGATTGAGACCTACCGGGCCTACGACCGGCCAGCCGACGTGGTCACCGGCAACGCCGCCGATGACTACGAGCGCCGCGAGCCGGGCCTGGCCGGCATGTGGGAAGGCGTCCGCTACCAGATTTACGAGGCGTCAGATGGCCACGTCCTCTTTATGGCCTCTGAACAGGCGTTTTGGCGAAATTTCTGCGAGGGAGTTAACCGGATGGACCTCTTCGAGCAGTGGCCCGGCTCCACCTACGCCGACCATGCTCGCCACAACACCGAGCTTCAGACTGAGTTGAAGGCCATCTTCGCCACCCGGACCTGCACCGAGTGGCTGGACTTCTCAAACGAGGCCAACACGCCAATCGCTCCCGTTAACACGCCCCGTACAGCGCCGGACGACCCCCAGTTTTCCTACCGCTTGCCCTTCTACGGCATCGAAGACGTCGGCGCCGAGCAACTTCCCCTACCCATCTACCTGGAGGGCGAGCTGCCACCCACGCCGACCATGGCGCCCCGGGTGGGAGAGCAGACCGACGAGGTCCTGGCCGAACTGGGCCTGTCGCCCGAGCGCATCGCCGAGCTTCGGGCCTCCGGAGCGGTGGGGCCCCGAGAGGGCTAG
- a CDS encoding amidohydrolase family protein — protein sequence MTTGTFPTDVAAVDTMMGTRAGPNAKLNYANLTGIRDADSKSMNFPAQYMFKDVPFSDQARDSDGEPQDPPQGADLCLPFMDRNNVQLAMIGIGPNKSEGRAMIEQHPDRFIPSHEPDPNDGPESIRTIRRLHRDDGLRAITAFPAGRDPQVPIDDPKMYAIYELCCELNLPVFCCAGIPGPRVPFAPQKVELIDQVMYDFPDLTFVTRHGCEPWVDLVVKLMLKWPNLYYSTSAFAPKHYPKAIIDYANTRGADKILYAGYFPMGLSLDRIFTELRDVPFKAEVWPKFLRENAIQVLGLDV from the coding sequence ATGACCACCGGGACGTTCCCCACCGACGTGGCGGCCGTCGACACCATGATGGGCACCCGGGCCGGGCCGAACGCCAAACTCAACTACGCCAACCTCACCGGGATCAGGGACGCCGACTCGAAGTCCATGAACTTTCCGGCCCAGTACATGTTCAAGGACGTCCCGTTCTCGGACCAGGCACGGGACAGTGACGGTGAACCGCAGGATCCACCCCAGGGGGCTGACCTGTGCCTCCCGTTCATGGACCGCAACAACGTGCAATTGGCCATGATCGGCATCGGGCCTAACAAGAGCGAAGGCCGGGCCATGATCGAGCAGCACCCGGACCGTTTTATTCCCAGCCATGAGCCCGACCCCAACGACGGTCCGGAGTCGATCCGCACTATCCGCCGACTCCATCGGGACGACGGACTGAGGGCGATTACTGCGTTCCCGGCGGGTCGGGATCCACAGGTGCCGATCGACGACCCGAAGATGTACGCCATCTACGAGTTGTGCTGTGAGCTGAACCTTCCGGTCTTTTGCTGTGCCGGCATTCCCGGCCCGCGGGTGCCGTTTGCCCCCCAGAAGGTGGAGCTGATCGACCAGGTCATGTACGACTTTCCGGACCTGACCTTCGTAACTCGTCACGGTTGTGAGCCATGGGTGGACCTCGTCGTCAAGCTGATGCTGAAGTGGCCCAACCTCTACTACTCGACCTCAGCCTTCGCCCCTAAGCACTACCCGAAGGCCATCATCGACTACGCCAACACCCGAGGTGCCGACAAGATCCTCTACGCCGGTTACTTCCCCATGGGCCTCTCGCTGGATCGGATCTTCACTGAACTGCGTGACGTGCCGTTCAAAGCCGAGGTGTGGCCGAAGTTCCTACGGGAGAACGCAATCCAGGTCCTCGGGCTCGACGTCTGA
- a CDS encoding SDR family oxidoreductase, whose translation MDDGPTGRRLSRLSRSVADHRVLVTGAGSGIGRATAHLFADEGATVAVTDRDGDRVDEVVAEIEGVGGRAAGWELDVTDREAVDRVVAEAADRFGGLDVLVNNAGLAAGALIDDPSYEETWHLSLDVMLTALTSCIRAALPHLRESSAGRIVNLASTEGVGGSAGLSAYTSAKHGVVGLTRALAVELGGSGVTVNAVGPGPIRTGMTAAIPEENKQKFARRRVPERRYAEPEEVAHGILHLALPASSYITGHLLMVDGGMTIKNN comes from the coding sequence ATGGACGACGGGCCAACCGGGCGACGCCTGAGCCGCCTCAGCCGGTCGGTGGCCGACCACCGGGTGCTGGTCACTGGAGCGGGGTCGGGGATCGGTCGGGCCACCGCCCACCTTTTCGCCGACGAGGGGGCAACGGTGGCCGTCACCGACCGGGACGGGGACCGCGTCGACGAGGTAGTAGCCGAAATCGAAGGCGTTGGGGGACGGGCCGCCGGATGGGAGTTGGACGTCACCGACCGGGAGGCCGTCGACCGGGTGGTAGCCGAGGCAGCCGACAGGTTCGGCGGCCTGGACGTGCTGGTCAACAACGCTGGGTTGGCTGCAGGCGCCCTGATCGACGATCCGTCCTACGAGGAGACCTGGCACCTCTCTCTCGACGTCATGCTCACCGCTCTGACCTCCTGCATCCGAGCTGCTCTCCCGCACCTCCGCGAGTCATCCGCCGGCCGGATCGTGAACCTTGCATCCACCGAGGGGGTCGGCGGTTCGGCCGGCCTGTCGGCCTACACCTCGGCCAAACACGGCGTGGTCGGCCTCACCCGAGCCCTGGCCGTGGAGTTAGGCGGGTCAGGCGTCACCGTCAACGCGGTGGGTCCCGGCCCGATCCGTACCGGTATGACGGCGGCCATCCCCGAGGAGAACAAACAGAAGTTCGCTCGACGCAGGGTGCCCGAGCGGCGCTACGCCGAACCCGAGGAGGTTGCACACGGCATCCTCCACCTAGCCCTGCCAGCCTCCAGCTACATCACCGGCCACTTGTTGATGGTCGACGGCGGGATGACCATCAAGAACAACTGA
- a CDS encoding MaoC family dehydratase: protein MSDLPEIAFNDLEGLRSVITEEWSDWGPEYEMTQEKVNQFADLTGDHQWIHVDVERANAGPFGGPIAHGFFTLSLLPTLNRAGHVKITGQQNVVNYGADGMRLLAPVPVGSVLHARNRIRDVREHKKGTLVATQVAIHVVGNDDVPAVLYEALALYQG, encoded by the coding sequence ATGAGCGACCTACCGGAGATCGCGTTTAATGACCTAGAAGGGCTCCGCTCCGTTATCACCGAAGAGTGGAGCGACTGGGGTCCCGAGTACGAGATGACCCAGGAGAAGGTGAACCAGTTCGCTGACCTGACCGGTGACCACCAGTGGATCCACGTGGATGTTGAGCGGGCAAATGCTGGTCCGTTCGGTGGGCCGATCGCCCATGGTTTCTTCACCCTCAGTCTCTTACCCACCTTGAACCGCGCCGGTCACGTGAAGATCACGGGCCAGCAGAACGTCGTGAACTACGGGGCCGACGGGATGAGGCTCCTGGCCCCGGTTCCCGTGGGATCGGTGCTTCATGCCCGGAACCGGATCAGGGATGTTCGTGAGCACAAGAAGGGCACGCTGGTTGCCACTCAGGTGGCTATCCACGTGGTGGGAAACGACGACGTGCCGGCCGTGCTCTATGAGGCCCTGGCTCTCTACCAGGGTTGA
- a CDS encoding acyl--CoA ligase — MDRHYREAWEELTAPGAPFAWSVTDVRGVPTRTYDAAPPNMAQVWAGSIVHGDADYLVYEDERMSYAEAHKAVDALAAHLSDVGVGHGDRVALALRNYPEWALAYWATVRLGAVVIGMNAWWTGPELEFGLADSTPKVMVCDAERLDRVMPHLAGLRSSGPLHLVGVRLPAGTRLPDDAVRWEDALAGAAEHGPAPEPTIDPDDDLCVFYTSGTTGHPKGAVLTHRGATSNLFNLGFWQVMAASAEARAVAAGEPPPGSEKKAGESYPGSVLAVPLFHVTGCNCCLHPITAVGGRLTLMHRWDPEVALELIERERPASLTGVPTMTRELLNSPDFERRDTSSLSHVGGGGAPVQPDLVHKIEDRLEGRPSTGYGLTEVNGVITINVGHFFMAKPASAGSPCPIMETRIVAEDGTDQGPGEHGELWVRGGNVFRGYLNRPEANAEALTDGWFHTGDIGYLDDDGFLFLVDRAKDMVLRSGENVYSAEVEAAIYEHPAVAEAAVFAVPDERHGEAVGAAIVLLPGAECSAEELRDHTRRLIAVFKVPEHLWFLDEALPTNANGKFVKRDLRDRLVGTPSN; from the coding sequence GTGGACCGGCACTATCGCGAGGCATGGGAAGAACTGACCGCACCCGGCGCGCCCTTTGCCTGGTCGGTGACCGACGTCCGCGGCGTCCCCACCCGGACATACGACGCTGCCCCGCCGAACATGGCTCAGGTCTGGGCCGGTTCAATAGTTCACGGCGATGCCGATTACCTCGTCTACGAAGATGAGCGGATGTCCTACGCCGAGGCTCACAAAGCGGTCGACGCCCTGGCTGCCCACCTATCCGACGTTGGGGTAGGGCACGGAGATCGGGTGGCACTGGCCCTACGGAACTACCCCGAGTGGGCCCTGGCCTACTGGGCCACCGTGCGTCTGGGAGCCGTGGTGATTGGGATGAACGCCTGGTGGACTGGCCCGGAGCTGGAGTTCGGCCTGGCCGACTCGACTCCCAAGGTCATGGTGTGCGACGCCGAACGTTTAGATCGGGTGATGCCTCATCTCGCCGGGCTCCGATCCAGCGGACCCCTCCACCTGGTAGGTGTTCGGCTTCCCGCCGGGACCAGGCTTCCCGATGACGCCGTTCGGTGGGAGGACGCCCTAGCTGGTGCTGCAGAACACGGACCGGCTCCTGAACCCACCATCGATCCCGATGACGACCTCTGCGTCTTTTACACGTCGGGTACTACCGGCCACCCCAAAGGGGCTGTGCTGACCCATCGTGGTGCCACCTCCAACCTTTTCAACCTGGGTTTCTGGCAGGTCATGGCCGCGTCAGCGGAGGCCCGGGCAGTGGCGGCAGGGGAACCTCCTCCAGGGTCCGAGAAGAAAGCCGGAGAGTCGTACCCCGGTTCAGTATTGGCTGTTCCGCTCTTTCATGTCACCGGCTGTAACTGCTGCCTCCACCCGATCACCGCCGTGGGCGGCAGGCTCACCCTTATGCACCGCTGGGATCCCGAGGTGGCGCTGGAGTTGATTGAACGAGAACGGCCCGCCAGTTTGACTGGAGTGCCGACCATGACCCGTGAGTTGCTCAACAGCCCCGACTTTGAACGACGCGACACTTCCAGCCTTTCCCACGTAGGCGGTGGTGGAGCACCGGTACAGCCCGATCTGGTGCACAAGATCGAGGACCGATTGGAGGGCCGGCCCAGTACCGGCTACGGGTTGACCGAAGTCAACGGGGTCATCACCATCAACGTTGGGCACTTCTTCATGGCCAAGCCGGCCTCGGCAGGTTCACCGTGCCCGATCATGGAGACTCGGATCGTGGCCGAGGACGGTACCGATCAAGGGCCGGGTGAGCACGGCGAGCTGTGGGTCCGCGGCGGAAACGTGTTCCGCGGTTACCTGAACCGACCGGAGGCCAATGCCGAGGCCCTGACCGACGGGTGGTTCCACACCGGTGACATTGGCTACCTGGATGACGACGGCTTCTTGTTTCTCGTCGACCGGGCCAAGGACATGGTTCTGCGCAGCGGTGAGAACGTCTACTCGGCCGAGGTAGAGGCAGCCATCTACGAACACCCGGCAGTGGCCGAAGCCGCGGTATTCGCAGTTCCCGATGAACGCCACGGCGAAGCGGTAGGCGCGGCAATCGTTCTGCTTCCTGGGGCCGAATGTTCAGCCGAGGAACTGCGGGACCACACCCGTCGCTTGATCGCCGTGTTCAAGGTGCCGGAACACCTGTGGTTCCTGGACGAGGCGTTGCCCACTAACGCCAATGGCAAGTTCGTTAAACGCGACCTTCGGGACCGTCTGGTCGGTACACCGAGCAACTGA